The following are encoded together in the Arcticibacterium luteifluviistationis genome:
- a CDS encoding NAD(P)/FAD-dependent oxidoreductase: METDYLIIGQGLAGTCLAHQFIERGKTVKIIQNQDLPSSSKVAGGMFNPVTGKRLARTWKQQETFSYLNTFYQGLETILNTKVLHKIQLFRPYKNENQRSQFIKAIASKGLDDLLLDIPGNENKNDSINAPLGGILTSESGRLDVPLFLKKSAEYFTEKGLLELGNFELKHLVTNEDVTEYKSVKYSKIIFCEGFHVKDNPLFNWLPFNPVKGETLDVTLPESINLQEIINQGAWLMPMGENKYKMGSTYDWDNLDFKTTEKAKEEILEKSRNFLKAKPTIIAQSAGVRPAVDDRRPILGKHPKQPNIVIFNGLGTKGVSLAPYLSRQLAEHLIEGKEIDSESTIERFYTLYS, from the coding sequence ATGGAGACTGATTATCTAATTATTGGTCAAGGACTAGCCGGCACCTGCCTAGCTCATCAATTTATTGAGCGAGGTAAAACTGTTAAAATTATTCAAAACCAAGACCTACCAAGTAGCTCAAAAGTAGCTGGTGGCATGTTTAACCCTGTAACAGGAAAGCGACTGGCTAGAACATGGAAACAGCAAGAGACCTTCTCTTATCTGAACACTTTCTACCAAGGTTTAGAAACTATTCTAAACACCAAGGTACTTCATAAAATACAATTATTCAGACCTTATAAAAATGAGAATCAAAGGTCGCAATTCATAAAGGCTATTGCCTCAAAAGGCTTAGACGACCTCCTCCTAGACATTCCAGGAAATGAAAACAAAAATGATAGCATAAATGCACCTTTAGGTGGAATCCTAACCTCAGAAAGTGGAAGGTTAGATGTACCTTTATTTCTTAAAAAATCTGCAGAATACTTCACCGAAAAAGGTCTTCTAGAACTCGGAAACTTTGAGTTAAAACACTTAGTAACAAATGAAGATGTTACTGAATATAAATCAGTTAAATACAGCAAAATTATCTTCTGCGAAGGTTTTCATGTCAAAGACAACCCTCTATTCAATTGGCTTCCCTTTAATCCTGTCAAAGGGGAAACCCTAGATGTAACACTGCCTGAAAGCATCAATCTGCAAGAAATTATAAATCAGGGTGCTTGGCTTATGCCCATGGGGGAAAATAAGTACAAAATGGGTTCTACCTATGACTGGGACAACCTAGACTTTAAAACCACCGAGAAGGCTAAAGAAGAAATCTTAGAAAAATCAAGAAACTTCTTAAAGGCTAAACCCACCATAATAGCACAGTCAGCCGGTGTAAGACCAGCTGTAGATGACCGAAGACCCATACTAGGCAAACACCCAAAACAACCGAACATTGTCATATTTAATGGCTTAGGTACCAAAGGTGTTTCACTAGCCCCTTATCTTTCAAGACAACTGGCAGAACACCTTATAGAAGGAAAAGAAATTGATTCGGAATCAACTATTGAACGGTTTTATACGTTATATTCGTAA
- the cmk gene encoding (d)CMP kinase encodes MEKIIIAIDGYSSCGKSTTAKGVAASLGYAYIDTGAMYRAVTLYFHEKHISLTDPSDIEKALSEINIEFRRNKFGENQVHLNGLNVENEIRKLYVANKVSDVSAIAAVRVALVDQQRKMGQKRGVVMDGRDIASVVFPDAELKVFMTADSTIRAQRRQIELMAKGEMISFEEIIANIEKRDKIDTTRKESPLIQVEDAEIVDTSHMTLDEQIEMVTIMAELTMSKRKS; translated from the coding sequence ATGGAGAAAATTATCATAGCCATCGACGGCTATTCTAGCTGTGGAAAATCAACAACTGCAAAAGGTGTGGCTGCCAGTTTGGGCTACGCCTACATTGACACGGGAGCCATGTACAGGGCTGTTACCCTTTATTTTCATGAGAAGCACATCTCTCTTACTGACCCAAGCGATATTGAAAAAGCTTTAAGTGAAATCAATATAGAATTCAGACGAAATAAGTTTGGCGAAAACCAAGTACACCTGAACGGTCTTAACGTAGAAAACGAAATAAGAAAGCTCTATGTGGCTAACAAAGTTAGCGACGTAAGTGCCATAGCCGCAGTACGCGTAGCTTTGGTAGACCAACAAAGAAAAATGGGTCAAAAGAGAGGTGTAGTGATGGATGGAAGAGATATAGCCTCCGTGGTATTTCCAGATGCTGAACTTAAAGTCTTTATGACTGCCGACTCTACTATTAGAGCTCAAAGACGTCAAATAGAACTTATGGCGAAAGGCGAAATGATAAGTTTTGAGGAAATTATTGCCAATATTGAAAAAAGAGACAAAATAGATACCACTAGAAAAGAGAGTCCACTTATTCAGGTAGAAGATGCCGAAATAGTTGACACTTCACACATGACGCTCGATGAGCAAATAGAAATGGTAACTATTATGGCCGAGCTAACTATGTCAAAGCGAAAGAGCTAA
- a CDS encoding YceI family protein produces MKKLTLLGLAFMAALSFQSCSSTSETTETEETESAVLEDGTVNLDLAASSVEWTGVMLGVKEHTGNVTITEGSVDITGGAVSGGNFVIDLTSIVPTDTVYDEKSTKEKLVGHLSSPDFFNVEVFPTATFEITGAEGTTVTGNLTVRGITNEETVENVEIITVGDVTNITGNLTFDRKKYDVSFDVPVKDMVISNDIQLSINLVAAK; encoded by the coding sequence ATGAAAAAACTTACTCTTTTAGGCCTTGCGTTTATGGCCGCTCTTTCTTTTCAATCTTGTTCTTCTACTTCTGAAACTACAGAAACTGAGGAAACTGAATCAGCCGTTTTAGAAGATGGAACAGTAAACTTAGACCTTGCTGCTAGCTCTGTAGAATGGACAGGCGTAATGCTTGGCGTGAAAGAACATACTGGTAACGTAACTATAACTGAAGGTTCTGTTGACATCACTGGCGGAGCCGTTTCAGGTGGTAACTTCGTAATTGACTTAACTTCAATCGTTCCTACTGATACAGTTTATGATGAAAAAAGCACAAAAGAAAAATTGGTAGGTCATCTTTCTTCTCCTGACTTTTTCAATGTTGAAGTATTCCCAACTGCTACTTTCGAAATCACTGGTGCTGAAGGAACTACTGTAACAGGTAACCTTACAGTAAGAGGTATCACTAACGAAGAAACGGTAGAAAATGTAGAAATTATAACTGTTGGTGACGTAACTAACATTACTGGTAATCTTACTTTTGACCGTAAGAAATACGATGTTTCTTTTGACGTTCCAGTTAAAGACATGGTAATTTCTAACGATATCCAACTAAGTATTAATCTAGTAGCTGCTAAATAA
- the miaA gene encoding tRNA (adenosine(37)-N6)-dimethylallyltransferase MiaA, with the protein MKKQKYLVLIVGPTAVGKTDLCLSLAKKLDAEIFSCDSRQFYKEISIGTAKPTAEELAQVPHHFINNLHIDQNYTVADFEKEVLEKLDAYFIEKDVAIMTGGSGLFAKAITHGFDNIPDTPTSLRDELKERLETEGLENLVTELRNLDPTYCLQADLSNAQRVIRALEVSKFTGKPFSSWQVQKKQTRPFGIIKIALELPREELYNRINHRVDLMLNAGLLEEVKSVSQHSDKNALQTVGYKEVFDFLNGNTDKETMIELIKRNTRRYAKRQMTWFRNQDTFKWFSPMDPKSIIQYIMAEIK; encoded by the coding sequence TTGAAAAAACAAAAATATTTAGTTTTGATAGTTGGTCCTACGGCGGTAGGAAAGACAGATTTGTGCTTAAGTTTAGCTAAAAAACTAGATGCTGAAATTTTCTCCTGCGACTCCAGACAGTTCTATAAAGAAATAAGTATTGGCACCGCTAAACCAACAGCTGAAGAGCTAGCTCAGGTTCCACATCATTTCATAAACAACCTCCACATAGACCAAAACTACACTGTTGCAGACTTTGAAAAAGAAGTCTTAGAAAAGCTTGATGCTTACTTCATTGAAAAAGACGTAGCAATTATGACTGGTGGTTCCGGCCTTTTTGCCAAAGCCATAACGCACGGTTTTGATAACATTCCAGATACGCCTACCAGCCTAAGAGATGAACTAAAAGAAAGGCTAGAGACCGAAGGCTTAGAAAATTTGGTTACAGAATTAAGAAACCTAGACCCAACATACTGCCTGCAAGCCGACTTATCAAATGCACAAAGAGTCATTAGAGCTTTAGAGGTTTCTAAGTTTACTGGAAAGCCTTTTTCTTCTTGGCAAGTTCAGAAAAAGCAGACACGACCTTTTGGAATTATCAAAATAGCTTTAGAACTACCAAGAGAAGAACTCTATAATAGAATTAACCACCGCGTTGATTTAATGCTGAACGCAGGACTACTGGAAGAGGTTAAAAGTGTAAGTCAACATAGTGATAAAAATGCCCTTCAAACGGTAGGTTACAAAGAGGTTTTTGATTTCCTAAATGGTAATACAGACAAGGAGACCATGATAGAGCTAATAAAAAGAAACACAAGGCGTTATGCCAAAAGACAAATGACTTGGTTCCGTAATCAAGACACCTTTAAATGGTTTTCTCCTATGGATCCAAAAAGTATTATTCAATACATCATGGCCGAAATAAAATAA
- a CDS encoding DUF4230 domain-containing protein: MESLLFILALAIGAIAAWQIFVWRFNVTKRKKKELLETESTILLERIEKVFKVILAEGYFSEIYDHSHKKDFWGLFETHKKALIVAKAKVSIGFDFSKMTWRLEEGKKKIIIENFPKAEVLSIDPQYKFYDINQGLMSRFKPEDYTKIIGEAKDLMKEKALESDLPSSANKQISVIIKQLANSMDWELDIHEEKPAKSKSIKETIKGYLKVS; encoded by the coding sequence ATGGAGTCTTTACTTTTTATATTAGCTCTGGCAATAGGTGCCATAGCAGCTTGGCAAATTTTTGTGTGGCGTTTTAATGTTACTAAACGAAAGAAAAAAGAACTGTTAGAAACAGAGTCAACTATTCTTTTGGAACGTATAGAGAAGGTTTTTAAAGTAATTTTGGCAGAAGGATATTTCTCTGAGATTTATGACCATAGCCATAAAAAGGATTTTTGGGGCTTATTTGAAACCCATAAAAAGGCTCTGATAGTGGCTAAAGCCAAAGTGTCTATAGGCTTTGATTTTTCAAAAATGACTTGGCGACTGGAAGAAGGGAAAAAGAAGATTATTATTGAAAACTTCCCCAAGGCAGAGGTTTTGTCTATTGACCCGCAATACAAATTTTACGACATAAATCAGGGCTTGATGAGCAGATTTAAGCCTGAAGATTACACTAAGATTATTGGCGAAGCTAAAGACCTTATGAAAGAGAAAGCTTTAGAAAGTGATTTGCCTTCTTCTGCCAATAAACAGATTAGCGTAATTATCAAACAACTCGCCAATTCTATGGACTGGGAGCTTGATATTCATGAAGAGAAACCAGCCAAGTCTAAAAGTATAAAAGAGACTATTAAGGGGTATTTGAAGGTTTCTTAA
- a CDS encoding T9SS type A sorting domain-containing protein, translating into MRNAVFFLLIVHSAFSQVFEQDMSFEFPGLSKMVTSPRVSAINLPNGKVIFSHVGTHINDSLQVATLLWNANRGKIEPFSFFEDNFNEPLYRSQLSNTGEFLFYKSYSYTDNGVAESTLSKIDFNGNEIEGFDFKEEGFLFKVMELADGKILARFGDGSYRIYSESGDFENGFSLKASGLGDNVTLNDVVFLDGFYYFLLVQNDSGKVSVKRTDTFLANPKNISLPQLDNVSAPQNKLFNIGEMVYLYTSSLNDENNHLFEFDREGNEIRDVEFGKVGNYMSSLPEVFWSDAGDIAFKYHENDWIKINTNSTYEVYHKETGIINFQKNGLFQIREDLEVFEVDFKLGIKEEIALKFTQQLDFKPTKVFASENGIRLVEYRQNAQSALSTYWSTRPNLVRLFDDGGELIKELFDNESVLESSAQGDFVLVKGREKIYILDSTNVLLEYENKCPGDAQFDLEHQSVFYTNLIQEANSYSHELVKTDLNGLRNEDFKYKSSSIQFQILPNSYEIALFTSTSGTNVNIEFLNMRDGGTTRTHFLESDHFEAKGTNELIPTENGMYLRKIWVGGTGGYSYSLGKITKEGNLDTNFKQSNVLGGQFYSVKKDGSIVFNSLGLKQNDGITYSKSLKLFANGDVDRDFAILSKESIIHFSEQNDDTLFVTSASGLHRFIKNDDKSAPYLYVETDMKSDVSWEDVKPTYFKVHVSDSTYTIDLSENLRLENDTLCAEAKPGAASIFINSERDGLSYLKQIRIHAVKPHFIYDVPELHAFQGPTWLKFSSSSGEPVYIKDGENKPESRDSILVSPNKSSNRIGLYLRVDRTDYYTSVEEYLLLFVSDPLGIDEELIEVLAYPNPSKGAFRIPLTSEDVSEMELVNMLGKRVSFTYQKDDRELKLNVPHYTPGVHILTLREHNQKHVFRLVLE; encoded by the coding sequence ATGCGAAATGCAGTTTTCTTCCTTTTAATAGTTCATTCTGCTTTCTCACAAGTTTTTGAGCAAGACATGAGCTTTGAGTTTCCTGGACTTAGTAAGATGGTTACGAGTCCTAGGGTTTCTGCTATTAACTTACCAAATGGTAAAGTTATTTTTAGTCATGTAGGTACTCATATTAATGACTCACTTCAAGTTGCCACATTACTTTGGAATGCTAACAGGGGCAAAATAGAACCGTTCTCGTTTTTTGAAGATAATTTTAATGAGCCGCTGTATCGTTCACAATTATCAAACACAGGAGAATTTCTGTTTTATAAATCTTATTCATATACTGATAATGGAGTAGCCGAAAGTACTTTATCCAAAATTGACTTTAATGGTAATGAAATAGAAGGTTTTGATTTTAAAGAGGAGGGGTTTCTGTTTAAAGTCATGGAACTGGCCGACGGTAAAATTCTTGCTCGTTTTGGTGATGGGAGTTATAGAATTTATTCTGAATCGGGAGATTTTGAAAATGGATTTTCTCTGAAAGCTTCGGGGCTTGGCGATAATGTTACCTTAAATGATGTCGTTTTTTTGGATGGCTTTTACTACTTTTTATTGGTTCAGAATGATTCGGGGAAAGTGTCTGTCAAAAGAACAGATACTTTTTTAGCTAACCCCAAAAATATCAGCTTGCCACAATTAGATAATGTTTCTGCTCCTCAAAACAAGCTTTTTAATATTGGGGAGATGGTTTATTTATATACATCAAGCTTAAACGATGAAAACAATCACCTATTCGAGTTTGACAGAGAAGGGAATGAAATCAGGGATGTGGAATTTGGCAAAGTGGGTAATTACATGTCTTCTCTTCCTGAAGTATTCTGGTCAGACGCTGGAGATATTGCCTTTAAATATCATGAAAACGATTGGATTAAAATAAATACGAATAGTACTTATGAGGTCTATCATAAAGAGACAGGAATAATTAATTTTCAGAAGAATGGCTTGTTTCAAATACGGGAGGATTTAGAGGTCTTTGAAGTGGATTTTAAGCTTGGGATTAAGGAAGAAATAGCATTAAAGTTTACACAACAATTGGATTTTAAGCCGACGAAAGTGTTTGCTTCAGAAAATGGTATCAGATTGGTAGAATATAGGCAAAACGCTCAATCGGCATTATCGACTTACTGGTCAACTAGGCCGAACTTAGTTCGGCTATTTGATGATGGTGGGGAACTAATAAAGGAATTGTTTGACAATGAAAGTGTTTTGGAAAGCTCTGCTCAAGGTGATTTTGTCCTTGTCAAAGGAAGAGAGAAAATTTATATTTTAGATAGCACTAATGTGCTTTTGGAATATGAGAATAAATGCCCAGGAGATGCTCAGTTTGATTTGGAACACCAGAGTGTTTTTTACACTAATCTTATTCAAGAAGCCAATTCGTACTCTCATGAACTTGTTAAAACAGACTTGAATGGATTAAGGAATGAAGACTTTAAGTACAAATCGTCTTCCATACAATTTCAAATTCTGCCTAATAGTTATGAAATAGCTTTGTTTACTAGCACATCTGGAACGAATGTTAATATCGAATTCTTAAACATGAGAGACGGCGGTACTACTAGAACACATTTTTTGGAAAGCGATCATTTTGAGGCAAAGGGGACAAACGAGCTAATTCCTACAGAAAATGGCATGTATCTTAGAAAAATCTGGGTAGGAGGGACTGGTGGATATTCTTATAGTTTAGGAAAGATTACAAAAGAAGGAAATCTGGATACTAATTTTAAGCAGTCTAATGTGTTAGGTGGACAGTTTTATTCTGTAAAAAAGGACGGCTCTATTGTTTTTAATTCACTTGGTTTAAAACAAAATGATGGCATAACGTATTCTAAATCATTAAAACTATTCGCTAATGGTGATGTAGATAGGGACTTTGCTATTTTAAGTAAGGAATCCATTATTCATTTTTCAGAGCAAAATGATGATACGCTATTTGTGACATCAGCCTCTGGTCTTCATAGGTTCATAAAAAATGATGACAAAAGTGCTCCCTATTTGTATGTAGAAACTGATATGAAAAGTGACGTTTCTTGGGAAGACGTCAAGCCAACTTATTTTAAGGTACATGTATCTGATTCAACATATACCATTGATTTAAGCGAAAATTTAAGATTAGAAAATGACACGCTTTGTGCTGAAGCAAAACCAGGGGCTGCCAGTATATTTATCAATAGTGAAAGGGATGGTTTAAGTTATCTAAAGCAAATAAGGATACATGCTGTTAAACCACATTTTATTTACGATGTACCTGAATTACATGCTTTCCAAGGCCCAACTTGGTTAAAGTTTTCTTCCTCTTCTGGCGAACCTGTTTATATTAAAGATGGAGAAAATAAACCCGAAAGCAGAGATAGCATTCTTGTTAGTCCAAATAAATCATCAAATAGAATTGGACTTTACTTACGCGTTGATAGAACTGACTATTACACTTCGGTAGAAGAATATCTGCTTTTATTTGTTTCGGATCCTTTGGGAATTGATGAAGAACTTATCGAAGTATTAGCTTATCCAAACCCTAGTAAGGGTGCTTTTAGGATACCGCTGACTTCTGAAGATGTTTCGGAAATGGAATTGGTCAATATGTTGGGCAAGCGAGTTTCCTTTACATACCAAAAGGATGATAGGGAGCTAAAGCTAAATGTTCCTCACTATACTCCGGGAGTTCATATTTTGACTTTGCGGGAGCATAATCAGAAACATGTTTTTAGATTGGTGCTAGAATGA
- a CDS encoding histidine kinase produces MKYLKAIAKTKNFYLKSKLIIIGLLLVFHVTAYAQITDTLLLSSDFNKQSLLGTALFTEQNRDTSLEEILSSDIKWQTLDAFKTATSGKLAMWLYIPIKNNSPEEQTLYFRDWLNDEVHLFSIKPNGNQNHFKSGQLKYNSEQTYLQKIDYITTQIEPAQTLNIYIQIKPVNGYLGKYNPLPQKPVIARLSLGSENKLNHKLRRYYEHNIKEIQFRNIYQGALILITFVALFFMLKSPKSLINRYYFLYVFCALAYSLIQSRGYTFIGQSIQNFPYIKKYGQELFFWLGTGFYFKFAIALLLIRSKKPKWYRFVNKAVIVILTFAILQFVFLLLTNNNYYSDLIVYNKIPIIIFYSWFLIYTYRKIEGPLVKYILIGNAMLFTFALCAWLKDLTAAQNWPEGILNHMFSLPLAVLLEVIVFSFAMAVRQKFDAENALKAERKIIETEMLALRSQMNPHFVFNSLNSIRNLVLKNENEKAITYLSRFSKLVRTILQQTQKQIISLSEELDTLQQYVDSEADRLDAAIDFKIINKASEDAQDLDFPPMLLQPIVENAIWHGLRPSKKENKHIRLIISEPSESHLQIVIEDNGIGRKESARAKYNENSARISMGSEITKKRLELFNEQGTSKISLTIEDLENGAGTVVILDYFI; encoded by the coding sequence TTGAAATACTTAAAAGCCATAGCGAAAACTAAAAACTTCTATTTAAAGAGTAAGCTTATTATAATTGGACTACTTCTAGTTTTCCATGTAACAGCCTATGCACAAATAACTGACACCTTACTTTTAAGTAGTGATTTCAATAAACAAAGCTTACTTGGAACAGCACTTTTTACAGAGCAGAACCGAGACACAAGCTTAGAGGAAATTCTTTCATCTGATATCAAATGGCAAACTCTAGATGCTTTTAAAACAGCAACTTCAGGAAAATTGGCTATGTGGCTATACATTCCTATAAAAAATAATTCTCCTGAAGAGCAGACCCTTTACTTTAGAGATTGGCTTAATGATGAAGTTCACTTGTTTTCGATTAAACCCAACGGGAATCAAAATCATTTTAAAAGTGGCCAATTAAAATATAATTCTGAACAAACCTACTTACAAAAAATAGACTACATCACCACCCAAATAGAACCTGCCCAAACCCTTAATATTTACATTCAAATCAAACCGGTAAATGGTTATTTAGGAAAATACAATCCACTCCCTCAAAAACCCGTAATAGCCAGATTATCTCTTGGCTCCGAAAATAAGCTCAATCATAAATTACGACGATATTACGAACATAACATCAAAGAAATCCAATTTCGAAACATCTATCAAGGTGCTCTTATTTTGATAACTTTTGTGGCACTTTTCTTTATGTTAAAGAGTCCAAAATCTTTAATAAACCGATACTACTTTCTTTATGTTTTTTGTGCCTTAGCTTATTCACTTATCCAAAGTAGAGGATATACCTTCATAGGCCAAAGCATTCAGAATTTCCCATATATTAAGAAATATGGCCAAGAACTTTTCTTTTGGCTTGGAACAGGTTTTTACTTCAAATTTGCCATTGCACTCCTATTAATTCGCTCCAAAAAACCAAAATGGTACCGATTTGTAAATAAAGCCGTAATAGTTATTTTAACATTCGCCATCCTTCAGTTTGTTTTTTTATTACTTACCAATAACAACTACTATAGCGACCTAATTGTATACAACAAGATCCCTATTATTATATTCTATTCCTGGTTTTTAATTTATACCTATCGGAAAATAGAAGGCCCTCTTGTTAAATACATTTTAATAGGAAACGCCATGTTATTCACCTTCGCCTTATGTGCCTGGTTAAAAGACTTGACGGCTGCCCAAAACTGGCCAGAAGGAATTCTGAATCATATGTTTTCTTTACCCTTAGCCGTCTTACTAGAAGTCATAGTATTCTCTTTCGCCATGGCCGTTCGTCAAAAATTTGATGCGGAAAATGCATTAAAAGCTGAAAGAAAAATCATTGAAACCGAGATGCTAGCTCTTCGGAGTCAGATGAATCCTCATTTTGTTTTTAATAGCCTGAACAGCATCAGAAACCTTGTATTGAAAAACGAAAACGAGAAAGCTATCACCTATTTATCCAGGTTTTCTAAACTAGTTAGAACCATTTTACAACAAACTCAAAAGCAAATAATTAGTTTATCCGAAGAGCTAGACACGCTACAGCAATATGTGGACTCCGAAGCCGACAGACTGGACGCCGCTATAGATTTTAAAATCATTAATAAGGCCTCTGAAGATGCTCAAGACCTAGATTTTCCACCTATGCTTTTACAGCCCATTGTAGAAAACGCTATTTGGCATGGCTTGCGGCCAAGCAAAAAGGAGAACAAACACATAAGGCTAATAATAAGTGAGCCTAGTGAATCTCACCTCCAAATAGTTATAGAAGACAATGGAATCGGCAGAAAAGAATCTGCTAGAGCAAAGTACAACGAAAACTCGGCTAGAATATCTATGGGTTCTGAAATAACTAAAAAGAGACTTGAATTATTTAATGAGCAGGGTACTTCTAAAATTAGCTTAACCATAGAAGATTTAGAAAATGGTGCTGGTACCGTGGTTATCCTAGATTATTTTATTTAA
- a CDS encoding LytR/AlgR family response regulator transcription factor, which produces MSKIQAVLIDDEKHCNETLQFFIEKHLPEIEIKAVFIDPSEALLFLQNNTVDLVFLDVQMPGFNGFELLAKLKPFHFEVIFITAFDSYAIRAIKFSALDYLQKPLDLEELKIAVESVVSKRAFKEKQELFNNLLEAIANGNQELNRLSLPSRNGYVFLNIVDIIWCKAEGNYTILKVRDGSQILATVPFKKIEDSLTLKPFVRTHNSYLINREQVRHLVKGKGYILMTDDEQIPISRYRKDTVIEQLLS; this is translated from the coding sequence ATGAGTAAAATCCAAGCCGTTTTAATAGATGATGAAAAACACTGTAATGAAACACTTCAATTTTTCATTGAAAAACACCTTCCAGAAATTGAAATAAAAGCAGTCTTTATTGATCCTTCTGAAGCATTACTTTTTTTGCAGAACAACACTGTAGACTTAGTTTTTTTGGATGTCCAAATGCCAGGATTCAATGGTTTTGAGCTTTTAGCCAAGCTCAAGCCATTCCATTTTGAGGTAATATTTATTACGGCATTTGATAGTTATGCTATTAGAGCTATTAAGTTTTCTGCCTTAGACTATCTGCAAAAGCCATTAGACCTAGAGGAATTAAAAATTGCAGTAGAAAGTGTGGTAAGCAAAAGAGCCTTTAAAGAAAAACAAGAGCTCTTCAACAATCTCCTAGAAGCCATTGCTAATGGCAACCAAGAGCTTAATAGACTCTCTTTGCCTTCAAGAAATGGTTATGTATTTTTAAATATTGTGGATATTATATGGTGTAAAGCAGAAGGCAATTACACCATTCTTAAAGTACGTGATGGTAGCCAAATATTAGCTACAGTGCCTTTTAAAAAAATAGAAGACTCCCTAACTCTAAAACCATTTGTTAGAACCCATAACTCATACCTCATAAACAGAGAACAAGTACGGCATTTGGTAAAAGGCAAAGGTTATATTCTTATGACCGATGACGAACAAATCCCGATCTCTAGGTATCGTAAAGACACGGTAATTGAACAGCTTTTAAGTTAA
- a CDS encoding polysaccharide deacetylase family protein has protein sequence MKYLITFFFLVSTLYAQAQETYAEKLGYPKGSKVLILHIDDVGMSYDSNLGTIKAMEEGVANSLSMMMPCPWIPGFFKYLDKNPNTDAGLHLTLTSEFGDYRWGPLAGKPAVPGLVDKQGAIWPSVMATAKHASPDEIETEIRAQLDRSRTMGWEPTHLDSHMGTLFATKGFLERYLKVGMEEGIPVMFPGGHNTMISKTAASAGLTQEVTNAIGKQLWDANLPVLDDLHNISYGWKGDEKMSDTELQAYKTKRYIKTIKSLKPGLTMVIMHCTWTTEVFPEISGSGPTRKGDMLAMMDPAFKKYLDDNNIILTTWREAKKRRDSLNE, from the coding sequence ATGAAATACCTTATCACCTTTTTTTTCTTAGTCAGTACCCTTTATGCACAAGCCCAAGAAACCTATGCGGAAAAGCTAGGCTACCCAAAAGGCAGCAAAGTATTAATCTTACATATTGACGATGTAGGCATGAGTTACGACTCTAACCTTGGAACCATAAAAGCTATGGAAGAAGGAGTAGCAAACTCATTAAGCATGATGATGCCCTGCCCTTGGATTCCTGGTTTCTTTAAATATTTAGATAAAAATCCTAACACGGATGCAGGATTACACCTAACCCTCACCTCTGAATTTGGCGATTATAGATGGGGACCTTTGGCAGGCAAACCAGCTGTACCAGGACTCGTAGACAAACAAGGAGCCATATGGCCTTCTGTAATGGCTACCGCTAAACATGCTAGCCCAGACGAAATAGAAACGGAGATAAGGGCTCAGCTAGACCGAAGCCGCACCATGGGATGGGAACCTACTCACTTAGACTCTCACATGGGAACACTTTTTGCCACAAAAGGTTTCCTAGAAAGATACCTAAAAGTCGGAATGGAAGAAGGTATCCCTGTCATGTTTCCAGGAGGACATAATACCATGATATCTAAAACAGCTGCTTCTGCTGGTCTTACTCAGGAAGTGACAAATGCAATAGGAAAGCAATTATGGGATGCCAATTTACCTGTTCTAGATGATCTTCATAACATATCTTACGGCTGGAAAGGCGATGAAAAGATGAGCGACACTGAACTGCAAGCGTATAAAACAAAGCGATATATCAAGACCATAAAAAGCCTAAAACCTGGCCTTACCATGGTAATAATGCACTGTACTTGGACTACAGAGGTTTTTCCTGAAATATCAGGTTCTGGTCCTACCAGAAAAGGAGACATGCTAGCTATGATGGATCCTGCTTTTAAAAAGTATCTTGACGATAATAATATAATATTAACTACTTGGCGTGAGGCTAAGAAAAGAAGGGATTCCTTAAATGAGTAA